A window from Leptothermofonsia sichuanensis E412 encodes these proteins:
- a CDS encoding MBL fold metallo-hydrolase — MGHSQTLLKHPRTVLHHLDAPFPHTIFAFPPNRDTLGGTAYLILDEVNVLVDCPAWNEANQTFIQEHGGIHWLFLSHRGGIGRVREIQQAFGCEVLIQEQEAYLLPEVAVTRFEQQFELTSCLRAIWTPGYSPGSSCLYYNRFGGVLFSGRHLLPNPQGETGPIKMPKTFHWHRQCLSVARLARQFTPDTLHWICPGANIGFLRGKYAVEQAYQCLTQIQGEPFSQE, encoded by the coding sequence GGACGCTCCCTTTCCCCACACCATTTTTGCCTTTCCCCCAAACCGCGACACCCTTGGTGGAACCGCTTATCTTATTCTAGACGAGGTCAATGTCCTGGTTGATTGTCCGGCATGGAATGAAGCCAATCAGACCTTTATCCAGGAGCATGGGGGCATTCACTGGCTATTTCTGAGTCATCGGGGGGGAATTGGCAGGGTACGAGAGATCCAGCAGGCGTTTGGCTGTGAAGTGCTGATCCAGGAGCAGGAGGCGTATCTCCTACCAGAAGTTGCCGTAACCCGGTTTGAACAGCAATTTGAGTTAACTTCCTGCCTGAGAGCTATCTGGACTCCAGGGTACTCTCCTGGCTCGTCCTGTCTTTACTACAACCGCTTTGGAGGGGTGCTATTCTCTGGACGGCATTTGTTGCCCAATCCCCAGGGAGAGACTGGTCCAATTAAAATGCCAAAAACCTTTCACTGGCACCGGCAATGCTTGAGTGTGGCACGGCTGGCTCGTCAATTTACCCCGGACACCCTGCACTGGATCTGCCCGGGTGCCAATATTGGCTTTCTGCGGGGAAAATATGCTGTGGAACAGGCTTACCAGTGCCTGACCCAAATCCAGGGAGAACCCTTTTCCCAGGAATGA
- a CDS encoding toprim domain-containing protein: protein MKCIQCGTDNTLQDRTGNNGRCKNCQHPFVFEPTTMGTRKVTDPLFAKAIADLSANGTLFFTRKQFLYYLENRLRTRGTLSVGFVLFLLIFFNIWATGFIGGILSTVLGGPVWPFWLVPILVNGIFILILYRISESSQRTYRSRKRAVRSLQAVGGILFIVGIICLVMFDLFLPFVAAVTLGIGAIYLGILQQFKQSEIAQTFVIQSDFPGWVTKWQQVNGSIEKMLPLPREESTPVVIDSDATAYSFDRLVVCDSAPVAQMLIANNFHFENNCAILSITGYPQSIFSTAMEMLRRNPELQVYALHDCSPRGLELLHHLRSSPQWFPDSTIAIIDVGLSPRQVMAVPGMFVQTSADSAAAARQMPAEVRYALSAREIIWLEAGNFVELESFTPKRLIQILNRGIAGSRDLGRDPEGTFLLVGESGGYYMTESFG, encoded by the coding sequence ATGAAATGCATCCAATGCGGGACAGACAACACCCTGCAAGATCGAACTGGCAACAATGGGCGCTGTAAAAATTGCCAGCATCCCTTTGTGTTTGAACCAACCACCATGGGAACCAGGAAAGTGACCGACCCTCTGTTTGCGAAGGCGATCGCCGACCTTTCCGCCAATGGGACCCTCTTTTTTACCCGCAAACAGTTTCTTTACTACTTAGAAAATCGCCTGCGCACCAGGGGAACCCTCTCAGTGGGGTTCGTTTTGTTTTTGCTGATTTTTTTTAATATCTGGGCAACTGGTTTTATTGGGGGCATTTTGTCCACAGTCCTGGGAGGACCGGTATGGCCCTTCTGGCTGGTCCCAATACTGGTGAATGGGATCTTTATCCTGATTCTTTACCGGATCAGTGAATCTTCCCAGAGAACCTACCGGAGCCGCAAACGGGCTGTCAGAAGCCTCCAGGCTGTGGGGGGGATCCTGTTTATAGTAGGCATTATTTGCCTGGTGATGTTTGATTTATTCCTGCCCTTTGTAGCGGCAGTGACGCTGGGAATTGGGGCAATTTACTTAGGCATTTTGCAACAGTTCAAGCAATCTGAAATTGCTCAAACATTTGTGATTCAGTCAGATTTTCCAGGTTGGGTGACGAAATGGCAACAGGTGAATGGCTCCATCGAAAAAATGCTGCCGCTGCCACGGGAAGAATCGACCCCAGTAGTGATTGACTCGGATGCAACCGCCTACAGTTTTGATCGCCTGGTCGTCTGTGACAGTGCCCCGGTTGCGCAAATGTTGATTGCCAACAATTTCCACTTTGAAAACAACTGCGCCATTCTCAGCATTACGGGCTATCCCCAGAGCATCTTTAGTACCGCGATGGAAATGCTGCGGCGCAATCCCGAACTTCAGGTTTATGCGCTGCATGACTGTTCCCCCCGAGGGCTGGAGCTGTTGCATCATCTGCGATCAAGTCCTCAATGGTTCCCGGACAGCACCATTGCCATCATTGATGTTGGACTGTCTCCCCGCCAGGTGATGGCGGTTCCCGGTATGTTTGTTCAAACGTCGGCAGACTCCGCCGCCGCTGCACGACAGATGCCAGCAGAAGTCCGCTATGCTCTATCGGCCCGTGAAATTATCTGGTTAGAAGCCGGGAACTTTGTAGAACTGGAGTCCTTCACCCCCAAACGGCTGATCCAGATTCTGAACCGGGGGATTGCTGGCAGCCGGGATCTGGGTCGTGATCCAGAGGGGACATTCCTGCTGGTCGGTGAATCTGGTGGATACTACATGACGGAAAGTTTTGGTTGA
- a CDS encoding polysaccharide deacetylase family protein, with product MTNSLALYRPSILELAQEGNFRAIAFWINSLLGPYGIYIRATPSRSGQMNILVDFKQSRRREFYIALRKHLVRFICYRLWTLNSEKIRDVRIIARIAGEQDILWKQSIRIVTPANRETLRQPRRGKPTPLRQFSHRGIAWIRFLIMRSTTVSRLAVASFFLCYWLMYWDAAGKHIAEQSLAATASSAIEQPVDPSSEKGQLRAGAPSTPESGLVVLARQIQQDLVQQIVAERFVGQTVYQVKPADGEKVIALTFDDGPWQNTTEQVLDILKENDIKATFFWVGQALQKNPDIARKVVAAGHAVGNHTWRHPMETVNEVTAAEEINNTARLIYETTGLRTNLFRPPGGNLEGAMVPYAKTQKHVVTMWSAESDDYYVSAPIIVDNVLQRAHPGGIVLMHDGGGDRTETVKALPQIITALKQQGYRFVTVPELLATQAKEERIVQPPSTDLADPAPFAPGSTTPEDASGAGQNPAISPAPTSEQMLDPDYNPFSSFQEDPVLAPTTSPSPDLSNPVREPQQNPFSPTGSSVPGTGASGIEPQQNGIEPQQNPLANPTSPLPESITGTPSEIPTTAPLNQMPTIDRGLTEGSEDTLARVPQGDPTQRDHWEL from the coding sequence ATGACCAATTCACTCGCGTTATACAGACCCTCGATTCTTGAACTGGCACAGGAAGGTAATTTCCGTGCGATCGCCTTCTGGATTAACAGTTTGCTGGGTCCCTACGGCATCTATATCCGCGCAACACCAAGCCGTTCAGGGCAAATGAATATCCTGGTTGACTTTAAGCAGTCAAGGCGGCGGGAGTTTTACATTGCTTTGCGCAAACATCTGGTGCGGTTTATCTGCTATCGCCTCTGGACGCTCAATTCAGAAAAAATTCGAGATGTTCGCATTATTGCCCGTATCGCTGGCGAACAGGACATTCTCTGGAAACAATCGATTCGGATTGTGACACCGGCCAACCGGGAAACCCTGCGTCAGCCCAGACGTGGGAAACCCACTCCTTTGAGGCAGTTTTCCCATCGGGGAATTGCCTGGATTCGGTTTCTGATCATGCGATCAACGACGGTCAGCCGTCTCGCAGTTGCCAGCTTTTTCCTCTGCTACTGGCTAATGTACTGGGATGCGGCGGGTAAACACATCGCTGAACAATCCCTGGCAGCCACGGCTTCCAGCGCGATTGAGCAACCTGTCGATCCATCCTCAGAGAAAGGGCAACTGCGCGCAGGTGCCCCTTCCACGCCGGAAAGCGGTCTTGTCGTGCTTGCCAGGCAGATTCAGCAAGACCTGGTGCAGCAGATTGTTGCCGAAAGGTTTGTTGGACAAACAGTCTATCAGGTAAAACCAGCGGATGGTGAAAAGGTGATTGCCCTTACGTTTGATGACGGTCCCTGGCAGAATACAACTGAACAGGTATTGGACATTTTGAAAGAAAATGATATCAAAGCCACCTTCTTCTGGGTGGGTCAGGCACTCCAGAAGAATCCAGACATTGCCCGCAAAGTAGTTGCGGCGGGTCATGCCGTTGGCAACCACACCTGGCGGCACCCGATGGAAACGGTGAATGAGGTCACAGCAGCAGAAGAAATTAACAACACAGCCCGGTTAATCTACGAAACCACCGGACTGCGAACCAACCTGTTTCGTCCACCGGGCGGCAACCTTGAGGGGGCAATGGTGCCCTATGCCAAAACCCAGAAGCATGTGGTTACCATGTGGTCAGCCGAGTCTGATGACTACTATGTCTCTGCGCCCATTATTGTGGACAATGTGCTGCAACGGGCACACCCCGGAGGAATTGTACTGATGCACGATGGGGGGGGCGATCGCACTGAAACCGTCAAAGCCTTACCCCAGATCATCACGGCACTCAAGCAGCAGGGCTATCGCTTTGTCACGGTTCCAGAACTGCTGGCAACCCAGGCAAAGGAAGAACGGATTGTTCAGCCTCCTTCAACCGATCTGGCCGATCCCGCCCCCTTTGCTCCCGGTTCTACCACCCCTGAAGACGCTTCCGGAGCCGGACAGAATCCGGCGATCTCGCCCGCGCCCACGTCTGAACAAATGCTCGATCCAGACTATAATCCCTTCAGCAGTTTTCAAGAAGACCCGGTTCTCGCGCCGACAACCAGCCCATCTCCAGACCTGAGCAACCCTGTCAGGGAACCTCAGCAAAATCCCTTCTCACCCACAGGGAGTTCGGTTCCGGGGACAGGTGCCAGTGGTATCGAGCCTCAGCAAAATGGTATCGAGCCTCAGCAAAATCCCCTGGCAAACCCAACCAGCCCTTTACCAGAGAGCATAACAGGTACGCCGTCAGAGATTCCGACAACCGCGCCCCTCAATCAGATGCCGACTATTGATCGGGGGCTGACCGAAGGTTCCGAAGATACCCTGGCAAGGGTGCCTCAGGGAGATCCGACTCAGCGAGATCATTGGGAACTTTGA
- a CDS encoding phosphorylase family protein has translation MHPVQIILVPQGAEYQAVCQGLKQVSHPPVVLSLPVGSAPVRRRLEQLQQTGYFANQPRVLMMGLCGSLVPPLQAGDPVLYQTVLSRSSSLPPLPCDRALTNTLHQRLGEQVLLVTALTSDRVICTVAEKRVLSQEASVVDMEGYTALEFFHQTGTPIASLRVVSDDCHRDIPDLSAAFNAAGNLQPGKAAISMFRQPLAAAHLIQGSLQGLQELKRLTAMLLTESPNP, from the coding sequence ATGCATCCAGTTCAAATCATTCTTGTCCCCCAGGGGGCAGAGTATCAGGCGGTCTGCCAGGGCTTAAAGCAGGTTTCTCACCCTCCAGTGGTATTGTCTTTGCCTGTGGGATCTGCTCCTGTGCGGCGGCGTTTAGAGCAACTCCAGCAAACGGGCTACTTTGCAAATCAGCCCAGGGTTTTGATGATGGGCCTATGTGGCAGTCTGGTTCCCCCCCTCCAGGCAGGCGACCCGGTGCTTTACCAGACTGTCCTTTCACGCTCCTCTTCCCTGCCCCCTCTCCCCTGCGATCGCGCCCTCACCAATACCCTCCACCAACGCCTGGGAGAACAGGTGCTTCTGGTCACAGCCCTCACCAGCGATCGCGTGATTTGTACGGTTGCCGAGAAGCGAGTGCTGTCCCAGGAGGCCAGTGTGGTTGATATGGAGGGCTACACAGCGCTGGAATTTTTCCATCAAACAGGCACCCCAATCGCCAGCCTGCGGGTGGTCAGCGACGATTGCCACCGGGACATTCCTGATCTCTCCGCTGCTTTCAATGCAGCCGGAAACCTGCAACCCGGAAAAGCAGCGATCTCGATGTTTCGCCAACCACTGGCGGCAGCTCATCTGATTCAAGGTTCTTTGCAGGGACTACAGGAGTTAAAGCGTTTGACCGCAATGTTACTGACTGAATCCCCCAATCCATAG
- the glyS gene encoding glycine--tRNA ligase subunit beta — MATFLLEIGTEELPADFVDGALEQWRSRIPQSLAEHYLTPESIEFYGTPRRLAVLIWGLPPNQPDQEEEVKGPPAQTAFKDGKPTKAALGFAQKQGVDPESLEIRATEKGDFVFARKMIVGKPSAEILTHQVPGWITGLEGRRFMRWADGDLRFPRPIRWLVTLLDSEVLPVELVNGSHVCRSDRLTQGHRVLHPQPVEITHAEEYVRLLDAAFVQVDIEKRRSLIERQAKAAAARINGVAVIHPALLEEVTNLVEYPTAIVGQFDTEFLELPPEVIITEMESHQRYFPVRKQTESLELLPYFIAISNGDPARSAIITRGNERVLRARLSDGKFFFDADRAQPLEGYLPKLETVTFQADLGSVRAKVDRIGRVARQIADQLQIPDQKDIQRAALLCKADLVTQMVGEFPELQGVMGEKYARASGESEAVAIAILEHYLPRGAGDELPTTLAGQVVGMADRLDTLVSIFGLGMLPSGSSDPFALRRAANAIVNITWAANLPLNLLHLLDQVTTDFAQDFAAVMKPSLTELQQQIQDFFLQRIRTLLQEDRKVDYDLVNAVLGENDLEYTERALKDLLDVRDRALFLQSIRKDNTLETIYETVNRSSRLATQGDLDTTMLDPTSLVDPSLFKQPSEQAFYTALMDLVPQTEAARADRNYRKLVSALAAVAPIVSQFFDGPQSVLVMDPDPHIRRNRLNLLGLLRNHARVLADFGAIVKS; from the coding sequence ATGGCGACGTTTTTACTGGAAATTGGGACTGAGGAATTACCTGCCGATTTTGTTGATGGAGCGCTGGAGCAGTGGCGATCGCGCATTCCCCAGAGTCTTGCCGAACACTATCTAACCCCGGAAAGCATTGAGTTTTATGGCACTCCCCGTCGCCTTGCGGTCCTGATTTGGGGGCTGCCCCCAAATCAACCTGACCAGGAAGAGGAGGTGAAAGGTCCGCCTGCCCAGACCGCATTTAAGGATGGAAAACCGACGAAGGCCGCTCTGGGATTTGCCCAGAAGCAGGGGGTCGATCCGGAGTCCCTGGAAATTCGTGCCACTGAGAAAGGTGATTTTGTGTTTGCCCGAAAGATGATCGTAGGCAAACCCAGTGCCGAAATTCTGACTCACCAGGTGCCCGGGTGGATCACAGGACTGGAAGGTCGCCGGTTTATGCGCTGGGCGGATGGCGATCTGCGCTTTCCCCGTCCGATTCGCTGGCTGGTCACCCTCCTGGACAGCGAAGTCCTGCCGGTTGAACTGGTGAATGGTTCCCATGTGTGCCGCAGCGATCGCCTGACCCAGGGACACCGTGTCCTGCATCCGCAGCCTGTTGAAATTACCCATGCTGAAGAATATGTCCGGCTTCTGGACGCCGCTTTTGTGCAGGTTGATATAGAGAAACGGCGCAGCCTGATTGAACGTCAGGCTAAGGCTGCCGCCGCCAGGATCAACGGCGTGGCGGTCATCCACCCGGCACTGTTAGAAGAAGTGACCAACCTGGTGGAATACCCGACGGCAATCGTGGGGCAGTTTGATACTGAATTTCTGGAACTGCCTCCAGAGGTGATTATCACTGAGATGGAGAGTCACCAGCGTTACTTTCCGGTGCGAAAGCAGACGGAATCACTGGAACTCCTGCCCTACTTCATCGCGATTTCCAATGGCGATCCTGCCAGGTCAGCCATTATTACCAGAGGCAACGAACGTGTCCTGCGTGCTCGCCTGTCTGATGGCAAGTTTTTCTTTGACGCCGATCGCGCCCAACCCTTAGAAGGGTATCTCCCCAAGCTGGAAACCGTGACTTTTCAGGCTGATCTGGGTTCAGTCCGGGCTAAGGTAGACCGGATTGGCCGGGTTGCCAGGCAGATTGCCGACCAGCTTCAGATACCTGACCAAAAAGACATTCAACGGGCTGCCTTACTCTGCAAAGCCGATCTGGTGACCCAGATGGTAGGCGAGTTCCCTGAACTACAGGGAGTTATGGGTGAAAAGTATGCCCGAGCCAGCGGAGAGTCAGAAGCCGTGGCGATCGCCATTCTGGAACACTACCTGCCCAGGGGAGCCGGGGACGAGTTGCCCACAACGCTGGCTGGTCAGGTTGTTGGCATGGCTGACCGGCTGGATACCCTGGTCAGTATTTTTGGCTTAGGAATGTTACCCTCCGGCTCTTCCGATCCCTTTGCCCTCAGGCGGGCAGCCAATGCTATTGTCAACATCACCTGGGCGGCTAATCTTCCGTTGAACCTGTTGCATCTGCTGGATCAGGTCACGACTGATTTTGCTCAGGACTTTGCCGCCGTGATGAAACCTTCACTGACAGAATTGCAACAGCAAATCCAGGACTTTTTCCTGCAACGGATACGCACGCTGCTCCAGGAAGATCGGAAAGTAGACTATGATCTGGTCAATGCCGTTCTGGGAGAAAACGATCTGGAGTACACGGAACGGGCGCTGAAAGATTTGCTGGATGTGCGCGATCGCGCCCTCTTTTTGCAATCCATCCGCAAGGACAATACCCTGGAGACGATTTACGAAACGGTCAACCGCTCCTCCCGGCTGGCAACTCAGGGCGACCTGGACACGACTATGCTCGATCCCACATCCCTGGTTGACCCCAGTCTGTTTAAGCAACCGTCTGAACAGGCTTTTTATACGGCACTGATGGATCTGGTGCCCCAAACTGAGGCAGCCCGTGCAGACCGCAACTACCGAAAATTGGTCAGTGCCCTGGCCGCCGTGGCACCCATTGTGAGTCAGTTCTTTGATGGTCCCCAGAGTGTGCTGGTGATGGACCCTGACCCGCATATTCGACGTAACCGGCTAAACTTGCTGGGACTGTTGCGCAACCATGCACGGGTACTGGCAGATTTTGGGGCGATTGTCAAAAGCTGA
- a CDS encoding DUF1036 domain-containing protein, translated as MRKLLGLIGLAAIAAGVVARFSFATSAKAHLEICNQSNQGTVHVAVAYPSGKNHWQSVGWLSLHQGECSTMLEGKLANRYYYYFARTDNAYFWRGEHKFCVSNLEFSFADADKQCQGSNSRWENFRELDTGSATTNFRLNLE; from the coding sequence ATGCGTAAATTATTGGGATTAATTGGATTGGCCGCGATCGCCGCCGGAGTGGTTGCCAGGTTTTCCTTTGCTACCTCAGCCAAAGCCCATCTGGAAATTTGTAACCAGAGCAACCAGGGTACAGTGCATGTCGCCGTTGCCTACCCATCTGGGAAAAATCATTGGCAGAGTGTGGGCTGGCTCAGTTTGCACCAGGGCGAGTGCAGTACGATGCTGGAAGGTAAGCTAGCCAACCGCTACTACTACTACTTCGCCAGAACAGATAACGCTTACTTCTGGAGAGGGGAACACAAATTTTGCGTGTCCAATCTGGAGTTTTCGTTTGCCGATGCAGATAAACAATGCCAGGGATCCAACTCCCGCTGGGAAAACTTCCGGGAACTGGATACCGGCAGCGCTACGACGAACTTCAGGCTCAACCTGGAGTAG